The Papaver somniferum cultivar HN1 chromosome 3, ASM357369v1, whole genome shotgun sequence genome includes a region encoding these proteins:
- the LOC113357758 gene encoding protein ECERIFERUM 26-like, giving the protein MSGKKIEVNVHSKLTVVSDTPVQPGKTYPLSVLDHAMGKHTLHIIFYYQYDRVDKAGSSDLGRLRASLSDVLSYYPPVTGRLMIDEQNGNWVVKCNDAGVRVLKAKVNCTLDEWLMKSGGDERDLTAWEDMPNEDPHIWSPFRIQLNDFEGGGLAIGLSCPHMYADPHCATILMKSWTDIYRRQTISYSPFFHPPGLRGRTTNPNTNTKSATFYAAKSKYFPMETSTKMSSATFRFSDSMVKKHLLDVQNSCPNATAFEFLTALFWSAILHVKSTPCKITVGVDFRKLLEAPLPNGFFGNALHFSSVECDEEEIKKSGSEYLTKIVHEHCLSSHTEEEFWSAIDWFESQKDDAGKFSAAFSMYGPELTSLNLEHMFAYGAALDDKKPLHVSYHVGNLESEGLIMVLPSQEEGLGRTVMVTLPEDQIANVCQNEDILRLEPIMLVSGRQF; this is encoded by the exons ATGTCAGGAAAGAAAATCGAAGTAAATGTCCACTCTAAACTAACAGTAGTATCAGATACACCGGTTCAACCCGGAAAAACATACCCATTATCCGTTTTAGATCATGCAATGGGTAAACATACACTCCACATAATTTTCTATTACCAGTATGATAGAGTCGACAAGGCAGGATCATCAGATTTAGGCAGACTAAGAGCATCTTTATCAGATGTTCTTTCTTATTATCCACCGGTTACGGGTCGGTTAATGATAGATGAGCAAAACGGTAATTGGGTTGTGAAATGCAATGATGCTGGTGTTAGAGTTTTGAAGGCTAAAGTTAATTGCACCCTTGATGAATGGTTGATGAAATCTGGTGGCGATGAAAGAGATCTAACTGCTTGGGAAGATATGCCTAATGAAGACCCACATATTTGGTCTCCTTTTCGTATTCAG CTGAATGATTTTGAAGGAGGAGGTTTAGCCATAGGCTTAAGTTGCCCACACATGTATGCAGACCCACATTGCGCAACCATACTTATGAAATCATGGACAGATATCTATCGCCGTCAAACCATTTCTTATTCACCATTCTTCCACCCCCCTGGACTCCGTGGTCGAACAACCAATCCTAACACAAACACAAAATCTGCCACTTTTTATGCTGCCAAGTCGAAATATTTTCCTATGGAAACCTCTACAAAAATGTCTTCAGCTACTTTCCGTTTCTCAGACTCGATGGTCAAAAAACACCTCTTAGATGTTCAGAATTCATGTCCTAATGCAACTGCATTTGAATTCCTAACGGCACTTTTCTGGTCCGCTATTCTTCATGTGAAATCCACACCATGCAAGATTACAGTTGGTGTCGATTTTAGGAAACTCCTAGAAGCTCCACTACCAAATGGCTTTTTTGGAAATGCTCTTCATTTTTCTAGTGTTGAATGTGATGAAGAAGAGATTAAGAAAAGTGGGTCTGAGTACTTGACAAAGATTGTTCATGAACACTGTTTAAGTTCTCATACTGAAGAAGAATTTTGGTCTGCTATAGACTGGTTTGAGTCGCAAAAAGATGACGCAGGAAAATTTAGTGCAGCATTTAGTATGTATGGACCAGAATTAACTAGTCTGAATTTAGAGCATATGTTTGCCTATGGAGCTGCTTTGGACGATAAGAAACCATTACATGTATCATATCACGTTGGAAATTTAGAAAGCGAAGGATTAATTATGGTGCTTCCATCACAAGAAGAAGGTCTGGGACGGACAGTAATGGTAACTTTACCCGAAGATCAGATTGCAAATGTTTGTCAGAA